The following coding sequences lie in one Pararge aegeria chromosome 25, ilParAegt1.1, whole genome shotgun sequence genomic window:
- the LOC120634779 gene encoding uncharacterized protein LOC120634779 has product GPDGVPGRVLALALRHLGSHLRQLFNDCLEAGRFPRVWKQGRLVLLRKEGRSPDSPSAYRPIVLIDEVSKMLERVLASRINQHLALQGPDLSEHQYGFRVGKSTIDAVGALKSFCEGAQKESDGVLAVSLDIANAFGTLPYSVVEEALQYHRVPLYLRRMIGHYLEERVVVYQGKDGARQERRMACGVPQGSVLGPLLWNLGFDWAIRPVLLPRMVIICYADDTMVAVRGSSYEESVRRATVATELMVTRIGMLGLKVSLPKTEAVVVFPQPGTPFTQVILGAFQDFRGSFSSFAILLPCSRILCPSIMLVHFARTTIGSVDGVLNRGLLSSASASSSTSTKPAVALYAAMWSSSSTFPLRNTLGREYFNEKALLRSMKGTWFSSPIMSISLAWASFAAMIIDPGWLMRASSTMRRSQCLSLCSLNPFTKTDAMVRTLSVDASPYFACSFSFKSFLASVVAVRTTSRFISKFLTIQVVFPQPGTPFTQVILGAFQDFRGSLSSFAILLPCSRILCPSIMLVHFARTTIWSVDGVLNRGLLSSASASSSTSTKPAIALYAAMWSSFSTFPYSALIFIMNPVDARAPAEKRYSLEVIDNDAFERTFSEEEASGYGPLTLIIKLTHKEMIITTYLTVQASKGNNKVYISRDQAKNFSDEAISNAVCTVCPDLWDKIRRSHPASISLPFTEQSQEAIYVPLNKEVAANMILAFFNHTSDPLDKIREVIPQDKEGSRARMGRILTTYYLWVAPKLIGAAGALSRLLPNLGGPGVGCRRLYTGVVRSMALYGAPIWADALVARNRTLLRRPQRVMAARVIRAYRTISHEAACALAGTPPWDLDAEVLACVHERRVEVRMRGEHPSPERVTGWRRLAQAELFRQWRERLESPSAGLRTIDGIRPVLQQWVERRHGVMTFHLAQVLSGHGCFGKYLCKIAGREPTEECHECGCAVDTAQHTLADCPSWAVQRAALVAVVGQDLSLPAVVRAMAGSELSWDAIVSFCEDVMTQKEAAERLREDAVDSQPIRRRRVGRRRLAQDRRLPP; this is encoded by the exons ggaccggatggagtcccgggaagagtcctggcgctggccttgaggcacctcgggagccaccttaggcagctatttaatgactgcctggaggcggggcggttcccgagagtatggaaacagggacgcttggtgctgttgcggaaggagggtcgttctcctgattctccttcggcatacagaccaattgtccttattgatgaggtgagcaagatgctggagagagttctggcctctcgtattaaccagcacctcgctctgcagggccctgatctttcggaacaccagtacggctttagggtaggcaagtcgacgatagatgccgttggtgctctgaaaagtttctgcgaaggagcgcagaaggaaagcgacggggtattggcggtatcactagatatcgccaatgcctttggcaccctgccgtatagcgtggtagaggaggcgctccaatatcatcgggtgcccctgtacctgcgccgaatgatagggcactacctggaggaaagggtagtggtctatcagggaaaggacggggcgaggcaggagaggcgtatggcttgtggggttccgcagggatcggttctcggacccctgctgtggaacctgggctttgattgggcaattcgtccggttctgctgccccggatggtaattatttgttacgcggacgacaccatggttgccgtccggggaagcagttatgaggagtcggtgaggagggctacggtggccaccgagctgatggtcacccgaattggcatgttggggctcaaagtttcccttccaaagacggaggccgtc GTGGTCTTCCCACAGCCAGGAACTCCGTTTACCCAGGTGATTTTGGGTGCTTTCCAGGATTTCAGGGGCTCCTTCTCGTCCTTCGCTATCTTATTGCCTTGTTCGAGGATTCTCTGTCCCAGCATTATGTTGGTGCATTTTGCCAGGACAACTATTGGGTCGGTGGATGGTGTTTTGAACCGCGGCTTATTATCTTCTGCTTCCGCCTCTTCGTCCACCTCGACAAAACCTGCTGTTGCGCTGTATGCGGCCATGTGGTCGAGTTCTTCTACATTTCCAT TGAGGAATACGCTAGGGCGGGAGTACTTTAATGAGAAAGCGTTACTACGGTCGATGAAGGGCACCTGGTTTTCGTCGCCAATAATGAGCATTTCGCTGGCATGGGCAAGTTTCGCGGCCATGATTATCGATCCTGGGTGGCTCATGAGAGCTTCATCCACGATGAGGCGCTCGCAGTGCCTCTCGCTTTGCTCTTTGAATCCATTTACCAAGACCGATGCCATGGTGCGGACTTTGAGTGTTGATGCCTCTCCGTACTTTGCCTGCAGCTTCTCCTTCAAGTCCTTTTTGGCCTCCGTGGTTGCTGTTAGAACCACGTCacgatttatctcgaagttCCTCACTATCCAGGTGGTCTTCCCACAGCCAGGAACTCCGTTTACCCAGGTGATTTTGGGTGCTTTCCAGGATTTCAGGGGCTCCCTCTCGTCCTTCGCTATCCTATTGCCTTGTTCGAGGATTCTCTGTCCCAGCATTATGTTGGTGCATTTTGCCAGGACAACTATTTGGTCGGTGGATGGTGTTTTGAACCGCGGCTTATTGTCTTCTGCTTCCGCCTCTTCGTCCACCTCGACAAAACCTGCTATTGCGCTGTATGCGGCCATGTGGTCGAGTTTTTCTACATTTCCAT ACTCAGCCCTCATATTCATAATGAATCCAGTAGACGCGCGAGCACCAGCTGAGAAGCGATACAGTTTGGAAGTCATAGACAACGATGCATTCGAACGGACTTTTAGCGAAGAAGAAGCTTCCGGCTATGGCCCCTTGACCCTGATTATAAAGCTCACCCACAAAGAAATGATTATTACAACTTATTTAACTGTTCAAGCCTCGAAGGGGAATAATAAGGTGTATATATCACGAGATCAAGCTAAGAACTTCTCTGACGAGGCAATAAGTAATGCTGTATGTACTGTTTGTCCTGATCTTTGGGACAAAATTCGTAGATCTCATCCTGCATCGATATCATTACCCTTCACTGAACAATCTCAAGAAGCAATTTATGTTCCTTTAAACAAAGAAGTAGCAGCGAATATGATTCTAGCATTCTTTAATCACACTTCTGATCCGTTGGATAAGATTCGGGAAGTTATCCCTCAAGACAAAGAAGGATCAAGAGCGAGAATGGGGAGAATTTTAACAACTTACTATCtgtg ggttgcccCCAAACTCATCGGGGCTGCAGGGGCGCTGAGTCGGCTCCTCCCTAACTTGGGCGGACCTGGCGTTGGCTGCCGCCGCCTGTACACAGGAGTGGTGCGGTCGATGGCCCTGTATGGAGCACCGATCTGGGCAGACGCTCTTGTCGCCCGTAATAGGACCCTGCTGCGAAGGCCGCAACGGGTCATGGCGGCAAGAGTGATCAGAGCGTACCGCACCATTTCGCACGAGGCGGCCTGCGCGTTGGCAGGGACACCCCCGTGGGACCTGGATGCGGAGGTGTTGGCGTGTGTGCACGAGCGAAGGGTGGAGGTCCGCATGCGGGGAGAACACCCTTCGCCGGAGAGGGTCACTGGGTGGCGGCGTTTAGCGCAGGCCGAGCTCTTTCGCCAATGGCGAGAGAGGCTCGAGTCGCCCAGTGCCGGTCTGCGGACTATTGACGGGATtcgccccgtgcttcagcagtgggtggagagaagacacggggtgatgaccttccaccttgcgcaggtgctttcaggacacggttgtttcggaaagtacctgtgcaagatcgccggtagggaacctaccgaggagtgccacgagtgcggctgcgctgtggacacggcgcaacacacgcttgccgattgcccgagctgggcggtgcagcgggccgcactcgtggcggtagtgggacaagacctctccctgccggctgtggtcagggccatggCCGGCAGTGAGTTGTCTTGGGATGCGATAGTCTCGTTCTGCGAAGACGTGATGACgcagaaggaggctgcggagcggcTGAGAGAGGATGCCGTGGACTCCCAGCCGATCCGCCGCAGGAGAGTCGGGCGCAGGCGGCTTGCACAAGACCGCCGCCTGCCTCCATAA
- the LOC120634778 gene encoding uncharacterized protein LOC120634778: MRKDREGKKDDSSVRTEMSDEAMSDCSLITVETRPRSESESSGNASGAASGRLWKGPKRPRLGEFDVQLSMSSDEEMKDASSPTRGRGRPPTTGKYVGLAKAREALNRAKKEEMRLQVEQDLLRTSLTSRFRREKQRSIEREIGPMTDDMSAAQIQKRALDEVALISSIATKSTNLKGTFVRELKNAASSIKEAVEVLSSRTISDETRQLQADNARLQAEMASLRKELATLRSDLEKSRKQGPASSPPDTTEGLRPDPQLAQSKARTEVPNSLPSVMEEVCRTVLTQVGTMLNARLAALEDRLLPEKRIRPPLAADKRKATRQPASYADATRVPGPSQPAEEGRHATETPPARPASQPAAAKRPTDLSAPKEAQWQKVSQKRAKKKDKGGSQSQPQKTQRGGGPGTAKSGPKLRPPRSSAVVLTLQSEAEKRGASYAGVLAEARQKIALSDLGITSLRFRKAATGGRILELPGASSAEKADALALRLKEVVSEEIARVSRPVKCADMRITGLDDSVSKGDVAGAVAKVGGCPPEQVLAGEIRQDAGGLGTVWLRCPVAAAKKVLEGGRLLVGWVSAQVKVLDERPQRCYRCLEFGHMRALCTAEIDRSDTCYRCSQTGHKARGCTAVPHCSVCAAAGRVANHRGGSSACIKRSKKRGGRMTGDGPRVPSQPARPSTNAQASGGAKEVPMTEG, encoded by the coding sequence ATGAGGAAGGACAGAGAGGGAAAGAAGGACGATTCGTCCGTGAGGACGGAGATGTCGGACGAGGCTATGTCAGACTGCAGCCTCATAACAGTAGAGACCAGGCCCAGATCGGAGTCTGAGTCTTCTGGCAATGCGTCTGGCGCAGCTTCAGGCCGTCTGTGGAAGGGGCCGAAGAGGCCGCGACTTGGGGAGTTCGACGTACAACTCTCAATGTCCTCGGATGAGGAAATGAAAGATGCGTCGTCACCCACTAGAGGGAGAGGCAGACCACCCACTACGGGTAAATACGTTGGGCTAGCtaaggccagggaggccctcAACAGGGCTAAGAAGGAAGAAATGCGCTTGCAGGTTGAGCAGGACCTGTTGAGGACCTCACTAACGTCTAGATTCCGCCGCGAAAAGCAGCGGTCTATTGAACGCGAGATTGGGCCAATGACCGACGATATGTCAGCGGCCCAAATCCAAAAAAGAGCGCTGGATGAAGTGGCGCTGATATCGTCGATCGCCACCAAGTCCACAAATTTGAAGGGGACATTTGTGCGCGAACTCAAGAACGCGGCATCCTCCATCAAAGAGGCGGTTGAGGTCTTGAGTTCACGCACCATATCGGATGAGACACGGCAACTGCAGGCGGACAATGCACGTCTGCAAGCTGAAATGGCCAGCCTGCGAAAGGAGTTGGCCACCTTAAGGAGTGACTTGGAGAAGTCGCGGAAGCAGGGTCCCGCGTCCTCTCCCCCGGATACGACAGAGGGGCTGCGCCCTGACCCGCAGCTCGCTCAATCCAAGGCGAGAACTGAAGTGCCCAATTCGCTACCTTCAGTGATGGAAGAGGTCTGTCGGACGGTGTTGACCCAGGTCGGGACGATGCTGAATGCTCGTCTAGCAGCACTGGAGGACAGGCTCCTTCCAGAGAAACGGATCCGGCCACCACTGGCGGCTGACAAGAGGAAGGCGACAAGGCAGCCCGCATCGTATGCGGACGCCACACGCGTGCCAGGCCCAAGCCAGCCTGCTGAAGAAGGGCGCCACGCTACGGAGACGCCACCTGCTCGCCCTGCAAGTCAGCCAGCGGCGGCAAAACGCCCTACTGACCTTTCTGCACCCAAGGAGGCGCAATGGCAGAAGGTCAGCCAGAAGAGGGCAAAGAAGAAAGACAAGGGTGGCTCGCAGTCGCAGCCGCAAAAGACGCAGCGGGGAGGGGGGCCGGGGACTGCAAAATCAGGGCCTAAACTTCGCCCGCCTCGTTCTTCGGCTGTCGTGCTCACACTGCAGTCGGAAGCCGAGAAGAGAGGCGCCTCATATGCCGGGGTATTGGCTGAAGCCAGACAAAAAATCGCTCTGTCTGACCTCGGCATAACCAGTCTCCGGTTTAGGAAAGCCGCTACTGGGGGACGCATTCTCGAGCTGCCTGGCGCCTCCAGCGCCGAAAAGGCGGATGCCCTTGCTCTCAGGCTGAAGGAGGTGGTCAGCGAGGAGATCGCTCGAGTCTCAAGGCCGGTTAAATGTGCTGATATGCGCATAACGGGCCTTGATGACTCGGTCTCAAAAGGAGATGTCGCTGGCGCTGTGGCAAAAGTTGGTGGTTGTCCTCCAGAGCAAGTGCTGGCGGGAGAAATAAGGCAAGACGCGGGGGGCCTGGGTACAGTGTGGCTGCGTTGTCCAGTGGCAGCAGCCAAGAAAGTGCTTGAGGGTGGCAGGCTACTCGTCGGCTGGGTGTCAGCCCAAGTCAAGGTGCTAGACGAGCGGCCCCAGCGGTGCTACCGCTGCCTGGAATTCGGCCACATGAGGGCGCTTTGCACTGCCGAGATCGACCGCAGCGACACTTGCTATCGCTGCAGTCAGACTGGCCACAAGGCGAGGGGGTGCACTGCCGTACCGCACTGCAGCGTGTGTGCGGCAGCCGGAAGGGTGGCAAATCACCGAGGAGGCAGCAGCGCTTGCATAAAGCGCAGCAAGAAAAGAGGAGGACGCATGACTGGCGATGGCCCCCGGGTCCCATCGCAGCCTGCCCGCCCATCCACGAACGCGCAAGCTAGTGGGGGGGCAAAGGAGGTGCCTATGACTGAGGGGTAG